From Diceros bicornis minor isolate mBicDic1 chromosome 17, mDicBic1.mat.cur, whole genome shotgun sequence, the proteins below share one genomic window:
- the KCNA5 gene encoding potassium voltage-gated channel subfamily A member 5: MEIALVPLENGSAMTVRGGGEAQAGCGQATRGELQCPSTAGLSEGPEEPAPRGRGTQRGADPGGRPLPPLPEELQQPRWLPPEGEEGEGDTALGMAEDQAPGAGSFHHQRVHINISGLRFETQLGTLAQFPNTLLGDPAKRLRYFDPLRNEYFFDRNRPSFDGILYYYQSGGRLRRPVNVSLDVFADEIRFYQLGDEAMDRFREDEGFIKEEEKPLPRNEFQRQVWLIFEYPESSGSARAIAIVSVLVILISIITFCLETLPEFRDERELLRHPPVPHQPPGSTRGANGSGAVAPPSGPTVAPLLPRTLADPFFIVETTCVVWFTFELLVRFFACPSKAEFSRNIMNIIDVVAVFPYFITLGTELAGQQPGGGGGGGQNGQQAMSLAILRVIRLVRVFRIFKLSRHSKGLQILGKTLQASMRELGLLIFFLFIGVILFSSAVYFAEADNQETHFSSIPDAFWWAVVTMTTVGYGDMRPVTVGGKIVGSLCAIAGVLTIALPVPVIVSNFNYFYHRETDHEDQAALKEEQDSQIQGTGPDSRGQRKASWSKGSFCKARGSLENADGAQRGSCPLEKCNLKAKSNVDLRRSLYALCLDTSRETDL, from the coding sequence ATGGAGATTGCCCTGGTGCCCTTGGAGAACGGCAGTGCCATGACCGTcagaggaggaggtgaggcaCAGGCAGGCTGTGGCCAGGCCACACGGGGAGAGCTCCAGTGCCCCTCGACGGCTGGGCTCAGCGAAGGACCCGAGGAGCCTGCGCCAAGGGGGCGCGGCACTCAAAGGGGCGCGGACCCGGGAGGGCGGCCTTTGCCACCGCTCCCCGAGGAGCTGCAGCAACCTAGATGGCTGCCTCCGGAGGGCGAGGAGGGAGAAGGCGACACCGCCCTGGGCATGGCGGAGGACCAGGCGCCCGGCGCAGGGTCCTTTCACCACCAGCGCGTCCACATAAACATCTCCGGGCTGCGCTTCGAGACGCAGCTGGGCACCCTGGCGCAGTTCCCCAACACCCTCCTGGGGGACCCAGCCAAGCGCCTGCGCTACTTCGACCCCCTGAGGAACGAGTACTTCTTCGACCGCAACCGGCCCAGCTTCGATGGCATCCTCTACTACTACCAGTCGGGGGGCCGCCTGCGGAGGCCGGTCAACGTCTCGCTGGACGTGTTCGCAGATGAGATCCGCTTCTATCAGCTGGGGGATGAGGCCATGGACCGCTTCCGGGAGGACGAGGGCTTCATTAAAGAAGAGGAGAAGCCCCTGCCCCGCAACGAGTTCCAGCGCCAGGTGTGGCTTATCTTTGAATACCCGGAAAGCTCGGGGTCTGCGCGGGCCATTGCCATCGTCTCCGTCTTGGTCATTCTCATCTCCATCATCACCTTCTGCTTGGAGACCCTGCCTGAGTTCAGGGATGAACGCGAGCTGCTCCGCCATCCCCCGGTGCCTCACCAGCCTCCTGGGTCCACCCGGGGGGCCAACGGTAGCGGGGCTGTGGCGCCTCCCTCTGGCCCAACCGTGGCACCTCTCCTGCCTAGGACCCTGGCTGACCCCTTCTTCATTGTGGAGACCACGTGTGTCGTCTGGTTCACCTTTGAGCTGCTTGTGCGCTTCTTCGCCTGCCCCAGCAAGGCGGAGTTCTCTCGAAACATCATGAATATCATCGATGTGGTGGCCGTCTTCCCCTACTTCATCACCTTGGGGACTGAGCTGGCAGGGCAACAgcctgggggtggaggagggggcggCCAGAACGGGCAGCAGGCCATGTCCCTGGCCATCCTCAGAGTGATCCGCCTGGTCCGGGTGTTCCGCATCTTCAAGCTCTCCCGCCACTCCAAGGGGCTGCAGATCCTGGGCAAGACCTTGCAGGCCTCCATGCGGGAGCTGGGCCTGctcatcttcttcctcttcatcggaGTCATCCTCTTCTCCAGTGCCGTCTACTTCGCAGAGGCTGACAACCAGGAGACCCACTTTTCCAGCATCCCGGATGCCTTCTGGTGGGCAGTAGTCACTATGACCACAGTTGGCTATGGGGACATGAGGCCTGTCACTGTGGGGGGCAAGATCGTGGGCTCACTGTGTGCCATCGCTGGGGTCCTCACCATCGCCCTGCCTGTGCCTGTCATTGTCTCCAACTTCAACTACTTCTACCACCGAGAGACGGACCACGAGGATCAGGCAGCCCTTAAGGAAGAGCAGGACAGCCAGATCCAGGGGACCGGGCCGGACAGCAGAGGCCAGCGGAAAGCCAGTTGGAGCAAGGGGTCCTTCTGCAAGGCTAGGGGGTCCCTGGAGAATGCGGATGGAGCCCAAAGGGGCAGCTGCCCCCTAGAGAAGTGTAATCTCAAAGCCAAGAGCAATGTGGACTTGCGGAGGTCCCTGTATGCCCTCTGCCTGGACACCAGCCGGGAAACGGATTTGTAA